One Polynucleobacter sp. MWH-Spelu-300-X4 genomic window carries:
- the plsY gene encoding glycerol-3-phosphate 1-O-acyltransferase PlsY gives MNQTAFYGLLILGSYFIGSISFAVVVSKAMRLPDPHSYGSGNPGATNVLRTGNKVAALLTLVGDAAKGYVAIAIARAMVGVEVDSWVLPLAAIAAFVGHLFPVFHGFKGGKGVATALGILLAINWVLGLTTLSTWLIVAVFMRYSSLAALIAALFAPLYFIFLFGVQPMAAAVAAMSALLIWRHKGNIEKLLNGTEGKIGGKK, from the coding sequence ATGAACCAAACAGCATTTTATGGATTACTTATTCTTGGATCTTATTTCATTGGATCTATTTCTTTTGCCGTAGTGGTAAGTAAAGCGATGCGTCTACCAGACCCGCATAGCTATGGTTCGGGTAACCCAGGAGCTACGAATGTACTTAGAACGGGTAATAAGGTAGCGGCACTCTTAACTTTGGTAGGCGACGCGGCAAAAGGTTATGTTGCCATCGCTATTGCTAGAGCTATGGTGGGTGTGGAAGTGGACTCATGGGTGTTGCCACTGGCGGCTATCGCGGCGTTTGTCGGGCATTTATTCCCTGTTTTTCACGGCTTTAAAGGTGGGAAAGGTGTAGCAACAGCTTTAGGTATTTTGTTGGCCATTAACTGGGTCTTGGGGTTAACGACCTTATCAACTTGGTTAATCGTTGCTGTATTTATGCGCTATTCATCTTTGGCTGCATTAATTGCAGCGCTATTTGCACCCTTATACTTTATTTTCTTATTTGGCGTTCAACCTATGGCAGCGGCCGTAGCTGCTATGAGCGCATTATTAATTTGGCGCCACAAAGGTAATATTGAGAAGCTTCTCAATGGCACTGAAGGAAAAATAGGTGGGAAGAAGTAA
- a CDS encoding DUF2892 domain-containing protein yields the protein MQCNVGGIDRVLRITVGALLVILAITSVIGTWGWVGLVPMATGIFRFCPAYPLLGIKTCKKDSGCC from the coding sequence ATGCAATGCAACGTTGGTGGTATCGATCGTGTTTTAAGAATCACAGTGGGTGCGCTATTGGTTATTTTGGCCATCACTAGTGTTATCGGCACATGGGGTTGGGTTGGTCTTGTACCAATGGCAACAGGCATTTTCCGTTTCTGCCCAGCTTACCCATTGCTAGGCATTAAAACTTGCAAGAAAGATTCTGGTTGCTGCTAA
- a CDS encoding N-acetylmuramoyl-L-alanine amidase has product MKRRTALKVISQGSALLLLGPTQLAWGAKLLAVRAWPAEDYTRITLESDQPLKITHQLLTKPDRLVVDVEGLELTPTIKELVAKVKTDDPYIAQVRVGQFQAKVVRLVFDLKESIQPQLFTLDPVGDYQHRALFDLYPTVANDPLMKLVRNSTKKSAPPETEDPIGAIARKEAGKSDAKTTDIKPNSDKSIKRLLTIAIDPGHGGEDPGAIGKRGSREKDVVLSISKILRSKIEQEPDMRAYLTRDGDYFVPLHVRVNKARRIQADLFVSVHADAFVQPHAKGASVFALSQQGATSTAARWIANKENNADLIGGLNIKSQDKQVAQLLLDMSTTAQIKDSLKVGGSVLREIGGFAKLHKNHVEQASFAVLKAPDVPSILIETAFISNPEEEARLTDTNYQEQIATAILKGIRNYFAQNPPVAKSRQI; this is encoded by the coding sequence ATGAAACGTCGTACCGCTCTCAAAGTTATCAGCCAAGGAAGCGCCCTATTACTATTAGGCCCAACTCAATTAGCATGGGGTGCGAAGTTATTGGCGGTGCGAGCATGGCCTGCGGAAGATTACACCCGCATCACCCTAGAATCCGATCAACCACTCAAAATTACACATCAGTTGCTAACCAAACCTGATCGCCTAGTAGTTGATGTGGAAGGACTGGAACTTACCCCCACCATCAAAGAATTAGTCGCCAAAGTTAAAACTGACGACCCTTATATTGCTCAAGTTCGCGTAGGCCAGTTTCAGGCAAAAGTAGTGCGTTTAGTTTTTGACTTAAAAGAAAGTATTCAACCTCAATTATTTACGTTAGATCCCGTAGGCGACTATCAACATCGAGCTTTATTTGATTTATATCCAACAGTTGCTAATGATCCATTAATGAAATTAGTGCGCAACAGCACTAAAAAATCAGCTCCACCAGAAACCGAAGATCCAATTGGCGCCATCGCCAGAAAAGAAGCTGGTAAGTCCGATGCAAAAACAACTGATATAAAACCCAACAGCGATAAATCCATCAAACGCCTACTAACCATTGCGATTGACCCTGGTCATGGCGGAGAAGACCCTGGCGCTATTGGTAAACGTGGTTCCAGAGAAAAAGATGTGGTGCTATCGATTTCTAAAATTCTCAGGTCAAAGATTGAGCAAGAACCCGATATGCGCGCGTATCTCACACGAGATGGTGATTACTTCGTACCCCTGCATGTCCGCGTTAATAAAGCCCGAAGGATTCAAGCGGATTTATTTGTTTCCGTCCACGCTGACGCTTTTGTTCAACCTCACGCTAAAGGCGCCTCTGTCTTTGCCCTATCTCAACAAGGTGCCACCAGCACAGCAGCCAGATGGATTGCCAATAAAGAAAATAATGCCGACTTAATCGGTGGCTTGAATATCAAATCACAAGATAAACAAGTGGCACAACTTTTATTAGATATGTCGACTACCGCACAAATCAAAGATAGCTTGAAAGTGGGCGGATCAGTCTTGCGCGAAATTGGCGGCTTTGCGAAGCTTCACAAAAATCATGTTGAACAAGCCAGCTTCGCTGTTTTAAAAGCTCCCGATGTACCTTCGATTTTGATTGAGACTGCCTTCATCAGTAACCCAGAAGAAGAAGCCCGCCTTACTGATACTAATTATCAAGAACAGATTGCCACAGCAATCCTCAAGGGCATTAGAAACTACTTTGCTCAGAACCCTCCTGTAGCGAAATCTAGACAAATCTAG
- a CDS encoding addiction module antidote protein, with protein MKTSKKIKVSDLPEFDIAHYLKSKKAMTEYLNQVIADGDAAELAAALGHIARAKGMAKVSDSTGLTREALYKALKANSKPRFDTVSKVIQALGMRISVHAY; from the coding sequence ATGAAAACATCAAAAAAAATAAAAGTAAGTGATTTGCCTGAGTTTGATATAGCTCATTATTTGAAGAGTAAAAAAGCTATGACTGAGTATTTAAATCAGGTTATTGCTGATGGTGATGCGGCAGAATTGGCCGCTGCCTTGGGGCACATTGCTAGAGCAAAAGGGATGGCTAAGGTCTCTGATTCGACGGGTTTGACGCGGGAAGCATTGTATAAAGCCTTAAAAGCTAACTCTAAGCCACGTTTTGATACGGTATCAAAAGTAATTCAGGCTTTGGGAATGAGAATCTCAGTGCACGCTTATTAG
- the murB gene encoding UDP-N-acetylmuramate dehydrogenase has protein sequence MKIDLNATLRSHNTFGFDVLAEHLVHVTDRQEIPLFVEEAFKNKANWTILGGGSNLVLAKNLSGYVGLIATKGRRLLKETESHFYVEAMAGEVWHDFVAWTLEQGYLGLENLALIPGTVGAAPVQNIGAYGLELAEVFDSLEAFDTQTKQWVNLSKADCSFAYRDSIFKHQPHRYIVSSVCFALPKKWQANLSYAELAKAFADEKEINAQAIFKKVCEIRSAKLPDPNVIGNAGSFFHNPIVSNDQYLLLKQQLPHLVAYEVPFSSDQNKAWKLAAGWLIDQCGFKGYRQGAVGVYDKQALVLVNHGGGTGAELLQLAKEIQQKVYERFRVNLTIEPVIFQ, from the coding sequence ATGAAGATTGATTTAAATGCGACATTGCGCTCGCATAACACCTTTGGTTTCGATGTTTTGGCTGAACATTTGGTTCATGTAACCGATCGCCAAGAGATCCCTCTTTTTGTTGAGGAAGCCTTTAAAAATAAGGCTAATTGGACTATTTTGGGTGGCGGCAGCAATCTTGTTTTAGCTAAAAATTTGTCCGGCTATGTAGGCTTAATCGCTACCAAAGGCCGTCGACTGCTAAAGGAGACAGAAAGCCATTTTTATGTAGAAGCCATGGCTGGTGAGGTTTGGCATGATTTTGTCGCTTGGACGCTGGAGCAGGGTTATCTAGGGCTGGAAAACTTGGCGTTAATTCCCGGTACGGTGGGTGCTGCACCCGTGCAAAACATTGGGGCATATGGTTTGGAGTTGGCAGAGGTATTTGACTCTTTAGAGGCCTTTGATACACAGACCAAACAATGGGTTAACTTGAGTAAAGCGGATTGCTCATTTGCTTATCGTGACAGTATCTTTAAGCATCAGCCACATCGTTATATCGTGAGTTCAGTTTGTTTCGCGCTGCCTAAAAAATGGCAAGCGAACCTTTCCTATGCGGAGTTGGCAAAAGCATTTGCTGATGAAAAAGAAATAAACGCGCAAGCTATTTTCAAGAAAGTTTGTGAGATTCGTTCGGCCAAATTACCGGATCCAAACGTGATTGGCAATGCGGGCAGTTTCTTTCATAACCCGATTGTTTCAAATGATCAGTACTTATTGCTTAAGCAACAATTACCTCATCTTGTGGCTTATGAGGTGCCTTTCTCATCTGATCAAAATAAAGCCTGGAAGTTGGCGGCGGGTTGGTTGATTGATCAGTGTGGCTTTAAAGGTTATCGACAAGGCGCCGTTGGTGTTTATGACAAACAAGCGTTGGTCTTGGTGAACCATGGCGGCGGCACTGGCGCAGAGTTGCTGCAGTTAGCCAAAGAGATTCAGCAAAAGGTCTATGAGAGGTTCAGGGTCAATTTAACAATTGAACCTGTCATCTTTCAATAA
- a CDS encoding AzlC family ABC transporter permease, translating to MTLKKEVLLEGAKDAFAAPAAVLFAGMLGFGAMGKANGLDMWVTSAASFFMFALPGQVVLLEMVILGASGVAIAMAVTLTATRFFTMCLTLFPQFPERHRSRYYYLLVHFMAMSSWAVAMKDFPKIDPEKRLSYYTGFALVCWGVSTPGTVLGYLIAGQVPTYLNLGLVFINPLFFLLTFTEVKPRGNRIAILIGAISGPLVYLWQPNYALLICGLVGGSIAYSIDKYLRNKHLA from the coding sequence ATGACTTTAAAGAAAGAAGTTTTATTGGAAGGTGCGAAGGATGCTTTTGCTGCTCCTGCTGCCGTCCTATTTGCGGGTATGTTGGGCTTTGGCGCGATGGGCAAAGCTAATGGCCTAGATATGTGGGTGACCAGCGCTGCAAGCTTCTTTATGTTTGCTTTACCTGGACAAGTCGTTTTGCTAGAGATGGTGATTCTTGGTGCGTCGGGTGTCGCGATTGCCATGGCTGTGACCTTAACGGCGACACGTTTTTTTACGATGTGCCTCACACTTTTCCCGCAGTTTCCTGAGCGACATCGTAGTCGTTACTATTACCTCTTAGTTCATTTTATGGCGATGAGCTCATGGGCTGTGGCGATGAAAGATTTTCCGAAAATAGACCCGGAAAAACGCCTGTCTTATTACACGGGATTCGCATTAGTTTGTTGGGGTGTTTCAACGCCGGGCACTGTTTTGGGTTATCTCATTGCTGGTCAAGTGCCTACTTATTTAAACCTTGGTTTGGTCTTTATTAATCCTTTATTTTTCTTATTGACGTTTACAGAGGTTAAGCCAAGAGGTAATCGTATAGCGATTTTGATTGGGGCTATTAGCGGGCCTTTGGTTTATTTGTGGCAACCCAATTACGCTTTATTAATTTGTGGTTTGGTAGGTGGGTCGATTGCTTATTCAATTGATAAATATTTAAGGAATAAACATCTTGCCTGA
- a CDS encoding universal stress protein has product MKILLPIDGSKHSIKACDYIIKHLNMFNADGVKLVVLNVQTDNIPPEVMQYIPPKSIAKWYDSQAELSLKAGVAKLKKAGVTFEVVKKTGHISDTVLEQAKKMKADLIVMGSHGRGALMNLFMGSIATQVLAQAKQPVLIIR; this is encoded by the coding sequence ATGAAGATACTTTTACCAATCGATGGATCTAAACATAGCATCAAGGCTTGCGATTACATCATTAAACATCTCAATATGTTTAATGCCGATGGCGTGAAGTTAGTGGTATTAAATGTTCAAACAGACAATATTCCACCTGAGGTGATGCAATACATTCCACCTAAGTCAATTGCCAAATGGTATGACTCTCAGGCTGAGCTATCTCTGAAAGCAGGCGTGGCCAAATTAAAAAAAGCGGGCGTCACTTTTGAAGTTGTGAAAAAGACAGGCCATATTTCAGATACGGTTCTTGAGCAAGCTAAAAAAATGAAAGCTGATCTCATCGTCATGGGGTCTCATGGTCGTGGCGCCCTCATGAATTTATTCATGGGCTCAATTGCCACTCAAGTGCTTGCACAAGCTAAACAACCTGTATTGATTATTAGGTAA
- a CDS encoding AzlD domain-containing protein produces MPETSQLSHLFNDAGVWGALVLACIGTYFWRGLGVYFSGKISQDGEVFKWLSAVTYAMVAALTVRIILLPVGLLGTVPLFVRLMVSGLALVVMVSSPQKRMVPALLTGTISLVLYGLLVS; encoded by the coding sequence TTGCCTGAAACATCACAACTATCTCATTTGTTTAATGATGCTGGGGTGTGGGGTGCCTTGGTGCTTGCATGCATTGGCACTTATTTTTGGCGTGGCTTGGGTGTTTATTTCTCAGGAAAAATTAGCCAAGACGGTGAAGTATTCAAGTGGTTATCCGCTGTGACATACGCGATGGTAGCCGCTTTAACGGTTCGAATTATTCTGTTGCCTGTTGGTTTATTGGGGACCGTGCCACTATTTGTTCGTTTGATGGTTAGTGGCTTAGCTTTAGTAGTGATGGTTTCTTCACCACAAAAAAGAATGGTGCCAGCATTACTGACTGGCACCATCTCTTTGGTACTTTACGGATTGCTAGTTAGCTAA
- a CDS encoding Dabb family protein, with translation MLRHIVLFKKKPELAQDLALEERVYVGLKRLDQVVDLIKSWRMSKNELSRPVCWDYVLESEFETEEDLKTYLIHPEHLKLMDDIKCYFDIAVVDYYF, from the coding sequence ATGCTGAGGCACATTGTTTTATTTAAGAAAAAACCTGAACTTGCCCAAGACTTGGCTTTGGAGGAGCGGGTGTATGTGGGATTAAAGCGCTTAGATCAAGTGGTTGATTTAATCAAATCTTGGCGCATGTCTAAAAATGAATTATCTAGACCGGTATGTTGGGATTATGTTTTGGAATCTGAGTTTGAGACGGAAGAAGATTTAAAGACCTATCTTATTCATCCAGAGCATCTCAAGCTGATGGACGACATCAAGTGCTACTTTGATATTGCCGTGGTTGATTATTATTTTTAG
- a CDS encoding heme-binding protein → MPGQKAYLNQADAQRILAAANAHAEKNNWGVSIAVVDDGGHLLAFTRRDAAPTISTYISQEKAKTAALGRRESKVYEDIINGGRYSFMNATPVMNGTLEGGVNIVVDGHTIGAVGVSGVKSIEDAEIAKAGIAAL, encoded by the coding sequence ATGCCAGGCCAAAAAGCTTATTTAAATCAAGCAGATGCTCAAAGAATACTCGCTGCAGCTAATGCCCATGCTGAAAAAAATAATTGGGGTGTATCCATTGCTGTTGTGGATGATGGCGGCCATTTATTAGCGTTTACACGTCGTGATGCAGCGCCGACTATCTCAACCTATATTTCTCAAGAAAAAGCTAAGACAGCTGCTTTGGGCCGTCGTGAGAGCAAGGTTTATGAAGACATCATCAATGGTGGTCGTTATTCATTTATGAATGCGACACCTGTTATGAACGGCACATTAGAAGGTGGTGTCAACATCGTGGTAGATGGCCACACGATTGGTGCAGTTGGTGTTTCAGGTGTTAAATCCATTGAAGATGCAGAGATTGCGAAAGCGGGTATTGCCGCTCTCTAA
- the tsaE gene encoding tRNA (adenosine(37)-N6)-threonylcarbamoyltransferase complex ATPase subunit type 1 TsaE, translating into MPEKTFSPSHSPSLSFVLSTEEQTADLATKLASSITNLATTQPNLRLHISLVGDLGAGKTTFTRYLLKALGHTGKVKSPTYALCEPYDLLINGHQLAVHHFDLYRMKYAEEWVDAGFRDTFSNPGICLVEWAEKAEGTLPKVDCTITLEMNEDESRQMAITSHSDLGEALLRPIH; encoded by the coding sequence ATGCCAGAAAAAACATTTTCTCCCTCCCATTCACCCTCACTTTCTTTTGTTTTATCAACGGAAGAACAAACCGCTGACTTAGCGACTAAGTTAGCCAGCTCAATCACCAACCTAGCCACCACCCAACCAAATCTCCGATTACATATTTCATTAGTTGGTGATTTAGGAGCGGGGAAAACTACATTCACCCGATATCTTTTAAAAGCCTTAGGTCATACAGGGAAGGTTAAGAGCCCCACTTACGCTTTATGCGAACCATACGATCTTTTAATCAACGGTCATCAATTAGCTGTTCATCATTTTGACCTTTATCGCATGAAATACGCGGAAGAATGGGTAGATGCTGGATTTAGAGACACCTTTAGCAATCCTGGTATTTGTTTAGTAGAGTGGGCAGAAAAGGCTGAAGGGACATTACCCAAAGTTGATTGCACAATCACTTTAGAAATGAATGAGGATGAGAGTCGTCAAATGGCAATAACAAGTCACTCGGATCTTGGCGAAGCATTGCTTCGCCCCATTCATTAA
- the queG gene encoding tRNA epoxyqueuosine(34) reductase QueG gives MTPLTPSNPSAEWINQIDWLRDEARSLGFGDIRISDTDMSQAGPKLREWLEAGRHGDMNYMSQHEHLRVQPALLHEGTIRVLTVRMDYLPDTSEMRSAIDWRQAELQKEQQAGDGTIAIYARGRDYHKVLRLRLQDLANRIQEKIGSFGYRVFVDSGPVMEVELAQKSGLGWRGKHTLLLNREAGSMFFLGEIFVDVPFPVDPPVTGHCGECSACIDICPTQAITAPYQLDARRCISYLTIEHKGSIPVELRPLLGNRVYGCDDCQLACPWNKFAQMSQLPDFLPRHGLDRISLLELWSWSEDDFLKRHEGSPIRRIGYQAWQRNLAVGMGNALRSAKTSASDKASIQSALKTKLETVSPLVKEHIDWALSENI, from the coding sequence ATGACGCCACTGACTCCCTCTAACCCATCCGCTGAATGGATTAACCAAATCGATTGGTTGAGAGATGAAGCTCGCTCCTTGGGTTTTGGCGATATCAGGATTTCTGACACGGATATGAGTCAGGCTGGGCCCAAATTGAGAGAGTGGTTGGAAGCTGGTCGTCACGGTGATATGAATTATATGAGCCAACACGAACATTTGCGTGTTCAGCCTGCTTTACTGCATGAAGGCACTATTCGGGTGCTAACAGTTCGTATGGATTATTTGCCTGATACCTCTGAGATGCGTTCTGCAATTGATTGGCGTCAAGCGGAGTTGCAAAAGGAGCAACAGGCTGGCGATGGCACGATTGCTATTTATGCCAGAGGTCGTGATTACCACAAGGTCTTGCGTTTACGTTTGCAAGACTTGGCTAATCGTATACAGGAGAAAATTGGTTCTTTTGGTTATCGCGTATTTGTTGATTCAGGGCCGGTGATGGAGGTTGAGCTGGCTCAAAAGTCTGGATTGGGTTGGCGAGGTAAACACACGCTTTTATTAAATCGTGAAGCAGGCTCTATGTTCTTTTTGGGTGAGATTTTTGTGGATGTGCCATTTCCTGTTGATCCGCCAGTTACTGGGCACTGTGGCGAGTGTTCTGCTTGTATTGATATTTGCCCTACACAAGCGATTACGGCCCCTTATCAGTTAGATGCTAGGCGGTGCATTTCATATTTAACGATTGAACATAAGGGATCTATTCCCGTTGAGCTTAGGCCGCTTTTAGGTAATCGAGTTTATGGTTGTGATGATTGTCAACTGGCTTGTCCGTGGAATAAGTTTGCGCAAATGAGCCAGTTACCTGACTTTCTGCCGCGGCACGGATTAGATCGAATCAGCTTATTAGAGTTGTGGTCTTGGTCTGAAGATGATTTCTTAAAACGCCATGAAGGCAGTCCCATTAGACGTATTGGCTATCAAGCTTGGCAAAGAAATTTAGCAGTTGGTATGGGGAATGCATTAAGGTCTGCTAAAACATCCGCAAGTGATAAGGCCAGTATTCAGAGCGCTCTAAAAACTAAGTTAGAGACTGTATCTCCGCTTGTCAAAGAGCATATCGATTGGGCTCTTAGCGAAAATATCTAA
- a CDS encoding helix-turn-helix transcriptional regulator, producing MDALATPTATEAPKLDISLMRQNADNACRMMKTLANRDRLMLLCQLSQGEKRVGELEEVTNIQQPTLSQQLAVLREEGVVSTRRDGKHIYYSICSPIAMSVMELLYATYCGN from the coding sequence ATGGATGCGCTCGCTACCCCGACTGCGACTGAAGCCCCTAAATTAGACATCAGCCTCATGCGTCAGAATGCTGACAATGCTTGCCGCATGATGAAGACACTCGCCAACCGCGATCGCTTAATGTTGTTATGCCAACTAAGCCAGGGCGAAAAACGTGTTGGCGAACTAGAAGAAGTCACCAATATTCAGCAACCCACACTTTCACAACAGCTAGCTGTTTTACGCGAGGAAGGTGTTGTTTCGACACGCCGAGATGGCAAACATATTTATTACAGTATTTGTAGCCCCATTGCGATGTCCGTAATGGAATTGTTATACGCCACGTATTGTGGCAATTAA
- a CDS encoding AEC family transporter, whose product MWEGAEKLVYYLLFPSLLFNSINQTKFDWGGTSHMLIVAFVAFFSAAFLGWLSHFFSKKNPKTWASGFQTSFRFNSYIAFAAAGRLAGEEGVALMAITIGCLVPIANGLAVWALAKHSESHLFKELMKNPLLVATSLGLLSNLLGLKLPDYLALSLARMGAASIALGLLTVGAGLMWVQSKRDGALIAYWTSVKLMAMPTIALLLGRYMELPPAQLNSVVLFAAMPTATSAYVLANRMKGDGTIVAISISVMTLGAAITLPFWLFFLK is encoded by the coding sequence GTGTGGGAAGGCGCGGAAAAGTTGGTCTATTACCTACTATTCCCGTCATTGCTCTTTAACTCCATTAACCAAACTAAATTTGACTGGGGCGGCACATCACATATGTTGATTGTGGCTTTTGTCGCATTCTTCTCAGCCGCATTTTTAGGGTGGCTCTCCCATTTCTTTTCTAAAAAGAACCCCAAAACTTGGGCCTCTGGCTTCCAAACATCTTTTAGATTCAACTCCTATATCGCCTTTGCCGCCGCGGGTCGCCTAGCAGGTGAAGAAGGCGTTGCCCTCATGGCGATTACGATTGGTTGCTTGGTACCTATTGCCAATGGATTAGCCGTTTGGGCGTTAGCCAAACACTCTGAATCTCATTTATTTAAAGAATTAATGAAGAACCCTCTGCTTGTAGCAACCAGCTTAGGTTTATTAAGCAACCTACTAGGTCTTAAGCTTCCAGATTACTTGGCACTTAGCTTAGCCCGCATGGGGGCTGCATCCATTGCGTTAGGACTTCTAACGGTTGGGGCAGGGTTGATGTGGGTTCAAAGCAAACGAGACGGCGCGCTGATCGCCTATTGGACCAGTGTGAAGTTAATGGCGATGCCTACCATTGCTTTATTACTTGGTAGATATATGGAGCTGCCCCCAGCTCAACTTAATAGCGTCGTGCTATTTGCAGCTATGCCAACAGCGACAAGTGCTTATGTACTAGCCAATCGCATGAAAGGTGATGGCACGATTGTGGCTATTAGCATTTCTGTAATGACCTTGGGTGCGGCTATCACTCTACCGTTTTGGTTATTCTTTCTGAAATAA
- the xerD gene encoding site-specific tyrosine recombinase XerD, whose product MDSENKTPTSKKLIASLEAIDTFCDTCWLEDGLSKNSLSAYRRDLILFARWLDAESSGDKGLYDVVAADVMGYMAHRRSDKATTANRRLTVLKRFYRLGIRKRHIKVDPCINLRAAKQAPRFPKTLSEAQVEALLNAPDIETPLGLRDRTMLELMYASGLRVSEIVDLKTIEVGLNEGVVRVVSGKGGKERLVPFGMEAAEWLKRYIDEARPQLLSNKTSQHLFLARHTGEGMTRQTFWHMIKRHAVQAGILVPLSPHTLRHAFATHLLNHGADLRVVQLLLGHADISTTQIYTHVARERLKNIHQQHHPRA is encoded by the coding sequence ATGGATTCAGAAAATAAAACTCCAACTAGCAAAAAATTAATTGCTAGCTTGGAAGCTATTGATACTTTTTGCGATACCTGTTGGCTAGAGGATGGTTTGTCTAAAAATAGCTTGTCTGCTTATAGACGAGACTTAATTTTGTTTGCCCGTTGGTTAGATGCCGAGTCTTCTGGTGATAAAGGTTTGTATGATGTCGTGGCTGCAGATGTTATGGGTTATATGGCTCATCGTCGGTCGGATAAGGCAACGACTGCTAATCGTCGTTTAACCGTTTTAAAACGTTTTTACAGATTGGGTATTCGCAAGCGTCATATCAAGGTGGATCCTTGTATTAATTTAAGAGCAGCTAAGCAAGCCCCACGATTTCCTAAAACCTTGAGTGAAGCCCAGGTTGAGGCTTTACTGAATGCCCCCGATATTGAAACCCCATTAGGGCTGCGCGACCGAACCATGCTGGAATTAATGTATGCCAGTGGCTTGCGTGTCTCCGAGATTGTTGACTTAAAAACGATTGAGGTGGGCTTAAATGAAGGCGTCGTACGAGTGGTGAGTGGTAAGGGTGGTAAAGAACGTTTGGTGCCTTTTGGTATGGAAGCTGCCGAATGGCTGAAGCGCTATATCGATGAGGCTCGCCCCCAGCTGTTAAGTAACAAAACTAGCCAGCACTTATTTTTGGCGAGACATACAGGGGAAGGCATGACCAGGCAGACCTTTTGGCATATGATTAAGCGCCATGCAGTTCAAGCAGGAATCTTGGTGCCGTTGTCACCCCATACGTTGCGCCATGCTTTTGCGACACATTTATTGAATCATGGCGCTGATTTAAGAGTAGTTCAATTATTATTAGGTCATGCGGATATATCGACCACTCAGATATACACGCATGTTGCGCGCGAGCGTTTGAAAAATATTCATCAACAGCATCACCCTAGAGCTTAA
- a CDS encoding YajQ family cyclic di-GMP-binding protein, protein MPSFDVVCEPDMIEVKNALEQSNKEISTRFDFKGSDARIEQKGEELTLFGDDDFKLRQVRDVLLAKLAKRNVDVRFLKDGKLEKISGDKLKQVVEIQKGISSEIAKKIVRLIKDSKIKVQASIQGDAVRVTGGKRDDLQAVMAMLRKDVEEAPLGFNNFRD, encoded by the coding sequence ATGCCCTCATTTGACGTTGTATGCGAACCAGACATGATTGAAGTAAAAAATGCGTTGGAACAATCCAATAAAGAGATTTCAACCCGTTTTGACTTCAAAGGATCCGACGCCCGTATTGAACAAAAAGGTGAAGAATTAACTCTTTTTGGTGACGATGATTTTAAATTACGACAAGTTCGTGATGTTTTATTAGCTAAATTAGCCAAACGCAATGTGGATGTGCGTTTCTTAAAAGACGGCAAATTAGAAAAGATTTCTGGTGACAAGTTAAAACAAGTTGTGGAAATTCAAAAAGGGATCAGCTCTGAAATCGCCAAAAAGATTGTGCGCTTGATTAAAGATAGCAAGATTAAAGTGCAAGCGAGTATTCAAGGTGATGCTGTGCGTGTAACAGGCGGCAAGCGCGATGATCTTCAGGCAGTTATGGCGATGCTACGCAAAGATGTGGAAGAGGCGCCATTAGGCTTTAATAACTTCCGAGACTAA